The following proteins come from a genomic window of Malus domestica chromosome 02, GDT2T_hap1:
- the LOC103420260 gene encoding small ribosomal subunit protein uS19m-like, translating into MAKRLIATLNRGLVGKLFSESSTKLNSGKPVVVGTCGLEKACYSTQAKQESHFYDGAFVDAFLMKMKNNKDLLNNKKIWSRRSTILPEFVGTTVRIYNGKNHIRCKITEEKVGHKFGEFAMTRKRRIQAKTTAPVRPVKPGKKAGKK; encoded by the exons ATGGCAAAGCGTCTAATTGCAACCCTCAATCGTGGCCTAGTTGGCAAACTCTTCTCCGAGTCCTCTACCAAG CTGAACTCCGGAAAGCCAGTGGTTGTGGGAACGTGTGGACTGGAAAAAGCATGCTATAGTACCCAAGCCAAGCAAGA ATCTCATTTTTACGATGGCGCTTTTGTGGATGCATTCCtgatgaaaatgaagaacaataaAGATCTTCTTAACAATAAGAAAATTTGGTCACGCAGATCTACCATTTTGCCAGAATTTGTGGGTACTACAGTCCGTATCTATAATGGAAAAAATCATATTCGCTGCAAGATCACCGAAGAGAAGGTTGGTCATAAATTTGGAGAGTTTGCAATGACACGGAAACGAAGAATTCAGGCTAAAACTACTGCACCAGTAAGACCAGTGAAACCAGGAAAAAAAGCAGGCAAAAAGTAA